From one Magnetofaba australis IT-1 genomic stretch:
- a CDS encoding DUF1835 domain-containing protein, whose product MKTLYITNGDSVSLALRELGVPAQDALPWRDALHIGPIPPPLPEPRMDDMALDATRAAFLADAFSQADAPTAQQIHDDMAARRQKLADLKDYDRIVLLFEHDLYDQLQLLQILERLGRREDVAQRCALACIDRFDGIEPFWGLGQLNPTQLAEVMETAQPVTEEPFDVARRVWRAIRQPDPKALARALKWDTEALPFLHAALLRFCQEFPWQSDGLTLTQRRLLEAVANPPAEPRLSRPMEPERYARFVQAVDSFPRIFNAYMYSEPAPFWGDLGVKGVLDDLTCLPEPLLACTQQDAENPMGLETRYALTPRGAAFMTGELTGRAVAQQVMDRGGVRISPENPWFWDDEKQTFCV is encoded by the coding sequence ATGAAAACTTTGTACATAACCAACGGCGATTCGGTCTCGCTCGCGCTGCGAGAGTTGGGCGTCCCCGCACAAGACGCCCTGCCCTGGCGCGACGCGCTGCACATCGGGCCGATTCCGCCGCCGCTGCCGGAGCCGCGAATGGATGACATGGCGCTGGATGCGACGCGGGCGGCATTCTTGGCCGACGCCTTCTCCCAAGCCGACGCCCCTACGGCGCAACAGATTCACGATGACATGGCGGCGCGACGCCAGAAGTTGGCGGATTTGAAGGATTATGACCGCATCGTGCTGCTGTTTGAGCACGATCTCTACGATCAACTGCAACTGCTGCAGATTCTCGAGCGTTTGGGGCGCCGGGAGGATGTGGCGCAGCGCTGCGCATTGGCGTGCATCGATCGTTTTGACGGAATCGAGCCATTTTGGGGGCTGGGACAGCTCAACCCAACACAACTGGCCGAAGTGATGGAAACCGCACAGCCTGTGACCGAAGAGCCATTCGACGTGGCGCGACGGGTGTGGCGCGCCATTCGGCAACCGGACCCCAAGGCGCTGGCGCGGGCGCTCAAGTGGGACACTGAGGCGCTGCCGTTTCTGCATGCGGCGCTGCTGCGTTTCTGTCAGGAGTTCCCCTGGCAGAGCGACGGACTGACCCTCACCCAGCGCCGACTGCTGGAGGCGGTGGCGAATCCGCCCGCCGAGCCGCGCCTCTCCCGCCCCATGGAGCCGGAGCGTTACGCGCGCTTTGTGCAAGCCGTGGACAGCTTCCCGCGCATCTTCAACGCCTATATGTACAGTGAACCCGCGCCGTTCTGGGGCGATTTAGGCGTCAAAGGGGTGCTGGATGATCTCACCTGTCTGCCCGAACCCCTGCTGGCCTGCACACAACAGGATGCAGAAAACCCCATGGGGCTGGAAACCCGCTACGCCCTCACCCCGCGCGGCGCGGCGTTCATGACGGGAGAACTCACCGGGCGCGCGGTGGCGCAGCAGGTGATGGATCGCGGCGGCGTGCGCATCAGCCCGGAGAACCCGTGGTTCTGGGATGATGAGAAGCAAACCTTTTGTGTGTGA
- a CDS encoding thioredoxin family protein — protein sequence MAASQWVIDVDETNFVTEVLHRSQSLPVLVDFWAPWCQPCRTLSPILEKIAEDMNGRFLLAKIDSDQNQSLAQQFQVRGIPAVKLVIDGQVVDEFTGALPESRIREFLDKAIPSEADKMSSHAALLAQHGRMDEALNLFQAALEAQPDHAPSICGAARILLENSQHEAAKAVLGQLCPSQAESPEAKAIHAKLAFADAGGDLHSLRAQVDANPDDLTARLTLGQALVASDAFAEGMDQFLEILKRDRAFEDDAGRKQLIQTFEMLGHTHPLTIEYRGKLSAHLFS from the coding sequence ATGGCTGCTTCACAGTGGGTCATCGATGTCGATGAAACCAATTTTGTCACCGAGGTGCTGCACCGCTCGCAAAGTCTGCCGGTGCTGGTGGACTTCTGGGCGCCCTGGTGCCAGCCCTGTCGCACCCTCAGTCCGATATTGGAAAAGATCGCCGAAGATATGAATGGCCGCTTCCTGTTGGCCAAGATCGACTCCGACCAGAACCAATCCCTGGCGCAACAGTTCCAGGTGCGCGGCATTCCCGCCGTCAAGCTGGTCATCGACGGCCAGGTTGTCGACGAGTTCACCGGCGCCCTGCCCGAGTCGCGCATTCGCGAGTTCCTCGACAAAGCCATCCCCTCCGAAGCGGACAAAATGAGTTCGCACGCGGCGCTTTTGGCCCAACATGGGCGTATGGATGAGGCGCTGAATCTCTTTCAGGCGGCGCTGGAGGCCCAACCGGACCACGCCCCCAGCATCTGCGGCGCAGCGCGGATTCTACTGGAAAACAGCCAGCACGAAGCCGCCAAAGCGGTGCTGGGACAACTCTGCCCCTCCCAGGCTGAGAGCCCGGAAGCCAAGGCGATTCACGCCAAGTTGGCGTTTGCCGATGCGGGCGGCGACCTGCACAGCCTGCGCGCGCAGGTGGACGCCAACCCCGACGACCTGACCGCGCGCCTGACCCTGGGGCAGGCGTTGGTGGCCAGCGACGCCTTCGCCGAGGGAATGGATCAGTTCCTGGAGATTCTCAAGCGTGACCGCGCCTTTGAGGATGACGCCGGACGCAAGCAGTTGATCCAGACATTCGAGATGCTGGGCCACACCCACCCGCTCACCATCGAATATCGCGGCAAACTCAGCGCACACCTGTTCTCTTGA
- a CDS encoding carbonic anhydrase: MIKRLAVAALATMAMGAAGAAMASDKAHGGAPHWGYSGDEGPKNWGALSDAFIACSKGVNQSPVNISETVEALQQPLIFNYGATAKEVINNGHTIQANLSAGSELAVDNMRFELRQFHFHSPSENQFDGVSYPLEAHFVHVGPKGELAVVGVMFRLGAENAELAKIWAKLPESGEKATVEAVDPNLLLPASRDYYRFSGSLTTPPCSEGVRWLMMKEPLTLSSKQVDQFVNLMGGPNNRPIQPLNARRVMR, translated from the coding sequence ATGATCAAGCGACTGGCGGTGGCGGCGTTGGCGACCATGGCGATGGGCGCAGCGGGCGCGGCGATGGCTTCGGACAAAGCCCATGGCGGGGCGCCCCACTGGGGCTACTCCGGCGATGAAGGGCCGAAAAACTGGGGCGCGCTCAGTGATGCGTTCATTGCTTGTTCCAAAGGCGTGAATCAGTCGCCGGTGAACATCAGCGAGACCGTGGAGGCGCTGCAGCAACCGTTGATCTTTAACTATGGCGCCACCGCCAAGGAGGTGATCAACAACGGCCACACCATCCAGGCCAATCTCTCGGCGGGTTCGGAGTTGGCGGTGGACAATATGCGCTTTGAGCTGCGTCAGTTCCACTTCCACAGCCCCAGCGAAAACCAGTTCGATGGCGTCTCCTATCCGCTTGAAGCGCACTTTGTCCATGTAGGCCCCAAGGGCGAGTTGGCGGTGGTGGGGGTGATGTTCCGTCTGGGCGCGGAGAACGCCGAGTTGGCGAAGATCTGGGCCAAACTGCCGGAGTCGGGCGAAAAAGCCACGGTGGAGGCGGTGGATCCCAATCTGCTGCTGCCCGCTTCGCGCGACTACTACCGCTTTAGCGGGTCGCTGACCACGCCGCCGTGCAGCGAGGGGGTGCGCTGGTTGATGATGAAGGAGCCGTTGACCCTCTCCAGCAAGCAGGTGGATCAGTTCGTCAATCTGATGGGCGGTCCCAACAATCGCCCGATTCAGCCGCTCAACGCCCGCCGCGTGATGCGCTGA